A genome region from Fervidobacterium changbaicum includes the following:
- a CDS encoding 1-phosphofructokinase family hexose kinase, which translates to MEVLTVCLNPALDREFVVDNFKIDKLNIVPNEKNKMSPGGKGVNVAVILSNYGVKSVVTGFLGGYVGNVLLSELRKKSSLITTSFLRINDETRENIAIVDTVNHTLTEINSEGPRVNEEDIKKFIKRFEVLVQKVKVVVISGSVPKGVPNNIYGELTQIAKKYNKTVFWEARDEIITESIKIAYPDVLKYDMRRSEKVLGNILNTEQEYTQAAKEFVKQGVKLTILSYKTVYDFVANEDGVWKFSPKIQIDHSYLLGSGDTFVAAMVYANLKNKCCIDMARYGYAAAVAKTSYLGKEPPSVEQIEEFLGHITTERVE; encoded by the coding sequence ATGGAAGTTTTGACCGTATGTCTTAACCCGGCTCTGGACCGCGAGTTTGTGGTCGACAATTTCAAAATTGATAAGTTGAACATCGTCCCTAATGAAAAGAACAAGATGAGTCCCGGTGGAAAGGGAGTAAACGTTGCCGTTATCTTATCGAATTACGGTGTGAAGTCTGTTGTCACGGGTTTCCTCGGAGGCTACGTTGGAAACGTGCTCCTTTCAGAGCTGAGAAAGAAAAGTTCACTGATAACGACGAGCTTTCTGCGGATAAACGATGAGACACGTGAAAATATAGCTATTGTAGATACGGTGAACCACACACTGACCGAGATAAATTCAGAAGGTCCAAGGGTAAATGAGGAAGACATCAAAAAGTTCATCAAACGATTCGAGGTTCTTGTTCAAAAAGTAAAAGTGGTTGTCATATCGGGAAGCGTTCCGAAGGGTGTTCCAAACAACATATACGGCGAATTGACGCAAATAGCAAAGAAGTACAATAAAACCGTCTTTTGGGAGGCACGTGATGAAATTATAACCGAATCTATAAAGATTGCTTATCCAGATGTTTTAAAATACGACATGAGAAGAAGTGAAAAAGTGCTTGGAAACATTCTGAACACGGAGCAAGAGTACACACAAGCGGCGAAAGAATTTGTCAAACAGGGAGTGAAGCTCACCATTCTGTCTTACAAAACGGTGTACGACTTTGTTGCGAACGAAGACGGTGTTTGGAAGTTCTCCCCAAAAATTCAAATAGACCATTCTTACTTGTTAGGTAGCGGTGACACATTCGTTGCAGCAATGGTGTACGCAAATCTTAAGAATAAATGTTGCATCGACATGGCAAGGTACGGGTATGCGGCTGCTGTTGCAAAGACATCCTACTTAGGTAAGGAGCCACCATCTGTGGAACAGATAGAAGAATTTTTAGGTCATATAACGACTGAGAGGGTGGAGTAA
- a CDS encoding ATP-binding cassette domain-containing protein yields the protein MRKRKIQSRINHLRCENFGAKVQESILFENVNLSLNVGQFAVLYGPRGSGKSAFLRSFALLNREVYPNIEYSGNVYLDDTSLFQIDEKEVRQIVTYLDTNFLESLDYLTFKDLVRLVFGSHYKFKIEDHATELDNFGVLKALYKFEKTPLSSLYVLEKIGLLLFVSTVRQSSVLVLDCLLDHLDDEHVESVTKMLRELSEYKVVILATRTLKRFIGLGDVLIVMKSGQVKFFGDPKEYVLGV from the coding sequence ATGAGAAAAAGAAAGATACAAAGTAGAATAAATCATTTGAGGTGTGAGAATTTCGGTGCAAAAGTTCAGGAAAGTATATTGTTCGAAAACGTGAACCTATCTCTCAACGTAGGCCAGTTTGCTGTCTTATACGGTCCGAGAGGTTCTGGAAAATCTGCTTTTCTCAGAAGTTTTGCACTTCTTAATCGTGAAGTTTATCCAAACATAGAGTACTCAGGAAACGTATATCTTGACGACACAAGCCTTTTCCAAATCGATGAGAAGGAAGTAAGACAGATCGTTACTTACCTGGATACCAATTTCCTCGAATCACTCGATTACTTGACGTTCAAAGACCTTGTCAGGCTAGTATTTGGTTCGCACTATAAATTCAAAATTGAAGACCATGCCACGGAACTTGATAATTTCGGTGTGTTGAAAGCACTCTATAAGTTTGAAAAGACACCACTTTCTTCGTTGTACGTTCTTGAGAAAATAGGACTTTTACTTTTTGTTTCTACGGTGAGGCAGTCTTCTGTTCTCGTGCTTGATTGTTTGCTTGACCATCTTGATGATGAGCACGTCGAGTCAGTTACAAAAATGCTCAGAGAACTTTCGGAATACAAGGTAGTTATACTGGCAACAAGAACACTGAAGAGATTCATAGGTTTGGGAGATGTGCTTATCGTCATGAAGAGCGGACAGGTGAAGTTTTTCGGTGATCCCAAAGAATACGTATTGGGGGTATAA
- the aspC gene encoding aspartate aminotransferase produces the protein MHPTECIAPSKTLEIDALAKKLLSVGKDVINFTVGEPDFPTPSNIAEKAIEAIRKGYTKYVDSNGIPQLREAISKYLAEKKKVFYTPDDIVVSNGGKQALFNAFSAILDEGDEVLMFAPLWVSYIPQVLLARGKPVVVKTKFENNFVPTKDEILNNITDRTKVILVNSPNNPTGGIYDRETLETIAKIANERNVFVVSDEVYDDLVYDGTHISMYGLVKDELLIYVNAFSKSHAMTGWRVGYTATKNKEIKKRISKIQSHVSSNINTPAQYAAIEACNTDNKPMIEEFKKRREFIMNKAKEYGLEFIEPKGAFYLFFKVSGNDEEFCKQLLSEKLVATVPGSAFEMPGFVRISFATSIEKIEEGMKRLGEFIRSGN, from the coding sequence ATGCATCCCACAGAATGTATAGCACCGTCGAAAACATTGGAAATCGATGCACTGGCCAAGAAGCTGTTATCAGTAGGGAAAGATGTAATAAACTTCACGGTTGGTGAGCCCGATTTTCCTACACCAAGTAACATAGCCGAAAAGGCCATAGAAGCGATCAGAAAAGGCTACACGAAATACGTAGACAGCAACGGCATTCCCCAACTTCGTGAAGCTATATCTAAATACTTAGCAGAAAAGAAAAAGGTCTTCTATACACCAGATGATATCGTTGTTAGTAATGGTGGCAAGCAGGCACTTTTTAACGCATTTTCTGCCATATTGGATGAAGGCGACGAAGTTTTGATGTTCGCACCGCTTTGGGTAAGCTACATTCCACAGGTCCTACTTGCCCGGGGAAAACCGGTTGTGGTTAAGACAAAATTCGAGAACAACTTTGTGCCAACTAAGGATGAGATACTAAATAACATAACCGATCGAACAAAAGTGATACTTGTAAACTCGCCGAACAATCCAACTGGAGGTATCTACGACAGAGAAACACTTGAAACAATTGCGAAAATAGCCAACGAAAGAAACGTCTTCGTTGTTAGTGATGAAGTATACGATGACTTGGTGTACGATGGAACTCATATCTCAATGTACGGTCTTGTGAAGGATGAACTTCTTATTTACGTTAACGCATTCAGCAAATCTCATGCGATGACTGGTTGGCGTGTGGGTTACACCGCGACGAAGAATAAAGAAATTAAGAAAAGAATTTCCAAAATCCAAAGCCATGTCAGTTCAAATATAAATACCCCAGCTCAGTACGCGGCAATAGAAGCGTGTAACACGGATAACAAACCGATGATTGAGGAGTTCAAAAAGCGCAGGGAATTCATAATGAACAAAGCTAAGGAGTATGGATTGGAATTTATAGAGCCAAAAGGAGCGTTCTATCTCTTCTTTAAAGTCAGTGGCAACGATGAAGAATTCTGCAAACAACTGCTCTCAGAAAAATTGGTTGCAACCGTGCCCGGTAGTGCGTTTGAGATGCCGGGGTTTGTGAGAATCAGTTTTGCTACATCCATCGAAAAGATAGAAGAAGGGATGAAAAGGTTGGGCGAATTTATTAGAAGCGGGAATTAA
- the gcvPB gene encoding aminomethyl-transferring glycine dehydrogenase subunit GcvPB has protein sequence MTIFEKSVAGRKGYELPVYDVEELTCEIPQHLVRKEPPMLPEVSEVDVVRHYTDLAMKNYSVDRGFYPLGSCTMKYNPKINEDMAALFTDIHPFQPRETITGAVKLMGHLKELLCEITGTDDMTLQPAAGAHGELTGLLVARAYFEDKGELEKRRKVLVPDSAHGTNPASAAMAGFEVVELKSGEDGCVNLDELKTHLDESVAVIMLTNPNTLGLFEKDILKIAQMAHEVGALLYYDGANLNAIMGRTRPGDMGFDIVHLNLHKTFSTPHGMGGPGSGPIGVKKHLAPYLPVPVVRKTESGYDLDYNLPKSIGMVRSFYGNFLVMVKAYTYILTMGNKGLKHVSDMAVLNANYLRKKLSKLYQVAYDRICMHEFVIDNEEFAKKTGVKTLDIAKRILDYGMHAPTVYFPLIVHEAMMIEPTETESKMTLDKFVEIMEKIYNEAHSDPELVKKAPYTTPIRRLDDVTATKFPVFRFKK, from the coding sequence ATGACAATCTTCGAAAAAAGTGTAGCAGGAAGAAAAGGTTACGAACTGCCCGTTTACGATGTTGAAGAGTTAACGTGCGAAATTCCACAGCACCTTGTAAGAAAAGAACCACCGATGCTTCCAGAAGTTTCAGAAGTCGATGTTGTGAGACACTACACAGACCTTGCAATGAAGAACTACTCAGTTGACAGAGGGTTCTATCCGCTCGGTTCATGTACAATGAAGTACAATCCGAAAATCAACGAAGATATGGCAGCACTTTTTACTGACATTCATCCGTTCCAACCAAGAGAAACAATAACAGGGGCCGTAAAGCTGATGGGACATCTCAAAGAGTTATTGTGCGAGATAACAGGGACCGATGATATGACGCTACAACCAGCAGCAGGAGCGCATGGAGAGTTGACGGGATTGCTTGTCGCAAGGGCGTATTTTGAAGATAAAGGCGAATTGGAAAAAAGAAGGAAAGTACTTGTGCCTGATAGTGCACACGGTACAAACCCAGCATCTGCTGCGATGGCAGGTTTCGAGGTTGTAGAACTGAAATCGGGAGAAGATGGTTGTGTTAACCTTGATGAATTAAAGACGCATCTGGATGAAAGCGTTGCGGTTATAATGCTCACCAATCCAAATACGTTGGGACTTTTTGAAAAAGATATACTTAAAATAGCCCAGATGGCACACGAAGTTGGAGCACTACTTTACTACGACGGAGCGAACCTAAATGCAATCATGGGAAGAACAAGACCTGGTGATATGGGATTTGATATCGTACACCTGAACCTGCACAAAACATTCAGTACGCCACACGGAATGGGTGGACCAGGAAGTGGACCAATCGGAGTTAAGAAACACCTCGCACCGTACTTGCCCGTACCTGTTGTGAGAAAAACAGAAAGTGGTTACGATTTGGATTACAACTTACCGAAATCGATAGGCATGGTGCGTAGCTTCTACGGTAACTTCTTGGTAATGGTCAAGGCGTACACATACATCTTGACGATGGGCAATAAAGGACTCAAACACGTAAGTGATATGGCGGTCCTCAATGCAAATTATCTGAGAAAGAAACTCTCGAAGCTCTACCAAGTTGCCTACGATAGGATATGTATGCACGAATTTGTAATTGACAACGAAGAATTCGCAAAGAAAACCGGTGTGAAGACCCTAGATATCGCCAAGAGAATACTTGATTATGGAATGCACGCACCAACTGTTTATTTCCCACTCATAGTCCACGAAGCAATGATGATAGAACCGACTGAAACAGAAAGCAAGATGACACTTGATAAATTCGTTGAGATAATGGAAAAGATTTACAATGAAGCGCACTCAGACCCAGAGCTTGTTAAAAAAGCACCGTACACTACACCTATTAGAAGGTTAGACGACGTAACAGCTACTAAGTTCCCGGTATTCCGATTCAAAAAGTGA
- the gcvPA gene encoding aminomethyl-transferring glycine dehydrogenase subunit GcvPA: MHRYIPHTEEEIKQMLQEIGVSSIDDLFVDVPKTIDGYNIPEGRDEFTVKKIVEGLAKENVHFEPTNVFLGAGVYYHYIPSVVRHMASNPNFVTAYTPYQAEVSQGTLQMLFEYQTMMCELTGMEVANSSMYDGASAFAESLLMATRITGKTKMLVAESINPEYRTVAKTYTKPQGIEIVEIKYDETGRIDLNILRSSLSEEIAAVAVAYPNFFGVIEDLKAVREVIPQNIVFIVVAEPVSLALLEAPGKFGADIVVGEGQSLGVTPNFGGPGIGFFTTLEKHVRKMPGRIIGETKDLEGKKGYVMILQTREQHIRREKATSNICSNQAYIALINAIYLSTMGPQGLKEVAWRSYNNAHVLAKMLEEKGFERIFKGEFFNEFVIRVPDNYREKWHNMVKEGILGPIPVDRVYKTLGPSALACATEVNTKESMKKLVEVMSK; encoded by the coding sequence GTGCACAGGTACATACCGCACACCGAAGAAGAGATAAAACAGATGCTCCAAGAAATAGGGGTCAGCAGTATCGACGACTTATTCGTGGATGTCCCAAAAACGATAGATGGATACAACATACCTGAAGGCAGAGATGAATTCACCGTAAAGAAGATAGTCGAAGGTTTGGCAAAAGAAAACGTGCACTTTGAACCAACTAATGTCTTCTTAGGTGCAGGGGTTTACTACCACTATATTCCATCAGTTGTAAGACATATGGCTTCAAACCCGAATTTCGTAACCGCTTACACGCCCTACCAAGCCGAAGTTTCACAAGGCACTCTTCAGATGCTATTCGAATATCAAACGATGATGTGCGAGCTAACAGGTATGGAAGTTGCCAATTCTTCCATGTACGATGGTGCAAGCGCGTTTGCAGAAAGTTTGCTCATGGCAACAAGGATAACAGGAAAGACTAAAATGCTTGTCGCCGAGTCGATAAATCCAGAATATAGAACGGTCGCCAAAACTTATACAAAACCTCAAGGTATAGAAATTGTTGAAATTAAGTACGATGAAACGGGGAGAATAGATTTGAACATCCTTAGAAGTTCACTTTCCGAAGAAATTGCCGCTGTGGCGGTTGCTTATCCGAACTTCTTTGGTGTTATCGAAGATTTAAAGGCTGTAAGGGAAGTCATACCACAAAACATCGTATTTATAGTCGTGGCGGAACCAGTGTCTTTGGCTCTCTTAGAAGCTCCAGGAAAGTTCGGTGCTGATATCGTTGTGGGCGAAGGACAATCACTCGGTGTCACTCCAAACTTTGGAGGACCAGGAATAGGCTTTTTCACGACACTTGAAAAGCATGTGAGAAAGATGCCTGGCAGAATCATAGGTGAAACGAAAGATTTGGAAGGCAAGAAGGGTTATGTGATGATACTCCAAACAAGGGAACAACACATCAGAAGAGAAAAAGCAACGTCAAATATCTGCTCTAACCAAGCGTACATAGCATTAATAAACGCTATTTACCTTTCAACAATGGGACCTCAGGGGTTAAAAGAAGTCGCTTGGAGGTCTTACAACAACGCCCATGTACTTGCTAAGATGCTTGAAGAAAAAGGATTTGAAAGAATTTTCAAAGGGGAGTTCTTCAACGAGTTCGTAATCAGAGTACCTGATAATTACAGGGAAAAATGGCACAATATGGTGAAAGAAGGTATCCTTGGTCCAATACCGGTTGATAGAGTTTACAAAACGCTCGGACCGAGTGCTCTCGCTTGTGCAACGGAAGTCAACACGAAAGAGTCGATGAAAAAGCTTGTCGAGGTGATGTCAAAATGA
- the gcvT gene encoding glycine cleavage system aminomethyltransferase GcvT — MKYTPLYEDHVKLGAKMVEFAGYYMPLQYEGIVAEVNLVRKEVGMFDVSHMGEFLCEGPDAISFANYAVTNDFGSIRFGDVIYTAMCNENGGFVDDLLVYKIAPEKVMFVVNAANITKDFNHLSKLAQKFKVTLKDISDETGLIAVQGPKAQEKLQPHTNLNLEDIGFYSFAEGEIFGVKGIISRTGYTGEDGFELYLPANETTFVWRKLLEIGIKPAGLGARDVLRLEAGLLLYGNDMDDTVTPLEAGISWAVKFEKGDFFGKDALLKQKEEGLKRRLRGLTFESKLVPRHGMEVYKDGQRIGHVTSGTFSPTLNKSIAFALVDANIKLGDVVQVLIRDKYVDGTVVKTPFYRGSVRSKK; from the coding sequence GTGAAATACACACCGCTGTACGAAGACCATGTAAAGTTAGGAGCAAAGATGGTTGAATTCGCGGGCTATTACATGCCGTTGCAGTACGAAGGAATAGTCGCTGAAGTAAACTTGGTAAGAAAAGAAGTCGGAATGTTCGATGTTTCCCACATGGGTGAATTTTTGTGCGAAGGACCAGATGCGATAAGCTTTGCAAACTATGCGGTGACGAATGATTTTGGTTCGATAAGATTTGGAGATGTCATCTACACAGCTATGTGCAACGAAAATGGCGGTTTTGTAGACGATTTGCTTGTTTACAAAATAGCTCCTGAGAAGGTCATGTTCGTTGTTAACGCTGCAAATATCACCAAGGATTTCAACCACTTGTCGAAACTCGCACAAAAATTCAAAGTTACTCTAAAGGATATCTCAGATGAAACAGGACTCATCGCCGTTCAGGGTCCAAAAGCACAAGAAAAGCTCCAGCCTCATACTAATTTGAACCTTGAAGATATTGGTTTTTATTCTTTTGCCGAAGGTGAGATATTTGGAGTAAAAGGTATCATTTCAAGAACAGGCTACACGGGAGAAGATGGATTCGAGCTCTACCTTCCTGCAAACGAAACTACGTTTGTTTGGCGCAAATTACTTGAAATTGGCATAAAACCAGCAGGACTTGGCGCAAGAGACGTGCTGAGATTGGAAGCAGGACTCTTGCTTTACGGAAACGACATGGACGATACAGTAACTCCACTTGAAGCAGGTATCTCCTGGGCAGTGAAGTTTGAGAAAGGTGATTTCTTTGGAAAAGACGCATTGCTGAAGCAGAAAGAAGAAGGACTTAAGCGAAGATTGAGGGGCTTAACGTTTGAATCGAAACTTGTCCCAAGACACGGGATGGAGGTTTATAAAGATGGTCAAAGAATTGGACACGTAACAAGCGGAACATTCTCGCCGACGCTGAATAAATCGATAGCCTTCGCGCTTGTCGATGCGAACATCAAGCTCGGCGACGTTGTTCAGGTGCTGATAAGGGACAAGTATGTGGATGGAACGGTTGTGAAAACACCGTTCTACCGCGGTAGTGTAAGGTCAAAGAAGTAA
- a CDS encoding nicotinate phosphoribosyltransferase, which translates to MKRLHPKVFKVPIDRIRMGYYSDKYFTRYVEVLKKDNRHPRVYYQFFPRDNAIVCGVDEALAILRYCTGYYKDEERAKELYNDILRLDKAMQSLAVEGNVEEIVELTRKKWDIRLKLNDLWVDKWDEIEVRAVYDGEYVPEGEPLMTIEGDPIYFGYLETVLLGVIARATSTATAVKKVVDAANGKPILFFSARFDHYWVQATDGYAALKAGAFGVSTDANADYWGVESMGTIPHALIAAYDGSTEDAAIAFDKYMPENVNRIVLVDWDNDVIGTTFRVVKKHYEYVMGKPFILGETDPSPIIGPGKNKIWGVRFDTSGNLRDKSVTPIGPQSFGVCPELVWKARNEFDKVGLKDLKIVVSGGFDEEKIKLFESLGVPADVYGVGSKLLKKKIDITADIVEVNGRPCAKVGRYKKDASHLKIVPKRYWEE; encoded by the coding sequence ATGAAAAGGCTCCATCCAAAGGTTTTCAAAGTTCCAATCGATAGAATAAGGATGGGGTATTATTCGGATAAATACTTTACAAGATACGTTGAGGTTCTGAAAAAGGATAACCGTCACCCAAGGGTGTACTACCAGTTCTTTCCACGAGACAACGCAATTGTCTGCGGGGTTGATGAAGCACTGGCCATATTAAGATACTGCACGGGGTATTACAAAGATGAAGAGCGTGCGAAAGAGCTCTACAACGATATCCTCAGACTGGATAAGGCGATGCAAAGTCTAGCTGTTGAAGGGAACGTTGAGGAAATTGTTGAACTTACGAGGAAAAAGTGGGACATAAGATTGAAACTCAACGACCTCTGGGTTGACAAATGGGACGAGATAGAAGTTAGAGCTGTGTACGATGGAGAGTATGTTCCTGAAGGCGAGCCATTGATGACGATCGAAGGTGACCCGATTTACTTCGGATATTTGGAAACCGTTTTGCTCGGGGTTATCGCAAGGGCAACAAGTACAGCAACAGCTGTGAAGAAAGTCGTTGACGCTGCTAATGGAAAACCAATCCTCTTTTTCAGTGCACGATTTGACCACTACTGGGTGCAGGCAACAGACGGTTATGCAGCACTCAAAGCTGGTGCCTTCGGTGTTTCAACAGATGCAAATGCGGACTACTGGGGTGTAGAATCGATGGGTACCATCCCACATGCACTCATCGCTGCATACGATGGAAGCACGGAAGATGCGGCAATTGCGTTTGACAAGTACATGCCAGAGAACGTCAACAGAATCGTGCTCGTGGATTGGGACAACGATGTTATCGGCACAACGTTCAGGGTTGTGAAGAAACATTACGAATACGTAATGGGTAAACCTTTCATCCTTGGTGAGACAGACCCATCGCCGATTATCGGACCTGGAAAGAATAAAATCTGGGGCGTAAGGTTCGATACATCTGGAAATCTAAGGGACAAGTCGGTCACACCCATCGGTCCTCAGTCGTTTGGCGTGTGTCCAGAACTTGTTTGGAAGGCGAGAAACGAATTCGATAAAGTGGGGTTAAAAGACTTGAAAATCGTCGTTTCAGGAGGATTCGACGAAGAAAAGATAAAACTTTTCGAATCTTTAGGAGTGCCAGCTGATGTGTACGGCGTAGGTTCGAAATTGCTGAAGAAAAAGATAGATATAACAGCTGACATAGTGGAAGTCAACGGAAGACCGTGTGCGAAGGTGGGAAGATACAAAAAAGACGCATCACACTTGAAAATCGTTCCTAAACGTTATTGGGAAGAGTAA
- a CDS encoding TIGR03960 family B12-binding radical SAM protein gives MKQESSRIIKFLSENLNRVSKPARYIGGEYNAVFKEVKSNTLRVALAFPDVYEVGMSHYGLEILYWLANELDFVYAERTFLPWPDMIEKMEEHDVPLFTLETKTPVYEMDVLGISLEYELSYTNVLKLLELARIPIRCYERRENDPIVVGGGPVAFNCEPIAEAFDAIYLGDGEVNFQNFLRVVQKTKGLNREERLKELAKINGVYIPMFYTQVGRKIVPKYDFVPQKVKRNIVKDLDSVRHFEKKIVPHVESVHDRVVVEISRGCTRGCRFCHAGYVYRPVRERSADKIVEIAKRLLENTGYDEVSLLSLSALDHSQINEIVDKFLPYVKEKNISISIPSTRVDAFNIQLAEKISTVRKTGLTFAPEAGSQKMRDAINKQISYDEILKTAQEAKKAGWRRIKLYFMVGFPDETEEDIREIGELVKAIKKIGFMDITASINLLIPKPHTAFEFAKLQPPEYMDTVKKILNPYKKFGKLDINDGKKSFVEGILSRGDRLLLPIIEKAYKIGYYDEWGEYFSYEKWSKLFEEVDINRYTGPYGLEDFPWDHLDSGVDKNFLWSEYQKYFSGQTTIDCRERCTACRVCFDYKVTNVMKGR, from the coding sequence GTGAAACAAGAGAGCAGCAGAATCATCAAATTTCTCTCGGAAAACCTAAATCGTGTTTCAAAGCCTGCACGTTACATCGGTGGAGAGTACAATGCTGTCTTTAAAGAAGTCAAGAGTAACACACTCCGGGTAGCGTTAGCGTTCCCCGACGTCTACGAAGTTGGGATGTCGCATTACGGATTGGAGATATTGTATTGGCTTGCAAACGAACTTGATTTTGTCTACGCAGAACGCACGTTTCTTCCCTGGCCTGATATGATTGAAAAGATGGAAGAGCACGATGTACCGCTCTTCACATTGGAAACTAAGACGCCCGTCTACGAAATGGACGTACTGGGAATTTCTCTTGAATACGAACTATCCTACACAAACGTGCTTAAGTTACTTGAACTTGCCCGTATTCCGATTCGATGCTACGAAAGAAGGGAAAATGACCCTATCGTTGTTGGTGGGGGGCCTGTTGCTTTCAACTGTGAACCCATCGCCGAAGCTTTCGATGCAATTTACCTTGGTGATGGAGAGGTCAATTTTCAGAACTTTCTGAGAGTTGTACAAAAGACCAAGGGTTTAAACCGAGAAGAACGTTTAAAGGAACTTGCAAAGATAAACGGTGTGTACATTCCCATGTTTTACACACAGGTGGGTAGAAAGATTGTTCCAAAGTACGATTTTGTTCCACAAAAGGTTAAAAGAAACATCGTTAAAGACTTGGACAGTGTCCGACATTTTGAAAAGAAGATAGTTCCGCACGTTGAAAGTGTGCACGATAGAGTTGTTGTTGAAATAAGTAGAGGCTGCACTCGAGGCTGTAGATTCTGCCATGCTGGTTACGTTTACAGACCAGTTAGGGAAAGAAGTGCTGATAAGATTGTTGAGATTGCAAAAAGGCTTCTTGAAAATACTGGATACGACGAGGTTTCGCTCCTATCGCTTTCCGCATTGGATCATTCGCAGATAAATGAAATAGTTGATAAATTCCTGCCTTATGTGAAGGAGAAGAATATTTCCATCTCCATTCCTTCAACACGAGTTGATGCTTTTAACATACAGTTGGCTGAGAAGATCTCTACAGTTCGTAAAACGGGTTTAACGTTCGCCCCGGAAGCAGGTAGTCAAAAGATGAGGGACGCGATAAATAAGCAGATTTCGTACGATGAAATACTAAAAACTGCTCAGGAAGCCAAAAAAGCTGGTTGGAGGAGAATAAAACTTTACTTCATGGTAGGTTTTCCTGACGAAACCGAAGAGGACATCCGTGAGATAGGTGAGCTTGTGAAAGCAATTAAAAAAATCGGGTTCATGGATATAACGGCATCGATTAATCTGCTAATTCCAAAACCGCATACAGCGTTCGAGTTTGCGAAATTGCAACCACCGGAATATATGGATACAGTGAAGAAGATATTGAATCCATACAAAAAATTTGGAAAACTGGACATAAACGACGGAAAAAAGAGCTTTGTCGAAGGTATCCTCTCTCGCGGTGATAGGTTGCTCTTGCCCATAATTGAAAAGGCCTACAAAATTGGTTACTATGATGAGTGGGGAGAGTATTTTTCATACGAAAAGTGGTCGAAGCTTTTTGAAGAGGTAGATATCAATCGTTACACAGGTCCTTATGGACTTGAGGACTTTCCATGGGACCATCTTGATAGTGGTGTAGATAAGAACTTCCTCTGGAGCGAATACCAAAAATATTTCTCCGGTCAGACCACTATAGATTGTCGTGAACGCTGCACAGCTTGTAGAGTTTGTTTTGATTACAAAGTTACCAACGTGATGAAGGGGAGGTAA
- a CDS encoding rhomboid family intramembrane serine protease: MFRFLDNIASRRQFYMYIILIDSLILLAFYVAQTFYRVGDTAYLLFGAQYGPFVDQGEWWRIVTAMFMHGGFLHLAFNMYALYILGSYAEGIYGSYRFLSYFIITGIAGNVATHYFYHDSLSVGASGAIFGLVGALFASGFRKDTPFFLKPITGSALLPMIIINIALGFIPGSGINNAAHIGGLLTGMLLGYAIPVYSSYRAERFWKTLATLLLILVVISFGMLVYSDFTLLKLATR, from the coding sequence ATGTTCAGATTTTTGGATAATATAGCGTCGCGAAGGCAGTTTTACATGTACATAATATTGATTGATTCGCTGATTTTACTTGCATTCTACGTGGCTCAAACGTTTTACAGAGTAGGTGATACCGCTTACTTGCTTTTCGGTGCGCAGTATGGCCCTTTTGTTGACCAAGGTGAATGGTGGAGAATCGTAACTGCGATGTTCATGCATGGTGGATTTCTGCATTTGGCATTTAATATGTACGCTTTATACATACTTGGAAGCTACGCGGAGGGGATTTACGGTTCGTACCGTTTCCTCTCCTATTTTATTATAACAGGCATCGCAGGTAACGTTGCGACTCACTATTTCTATCACGACTCTCTGTCAGTAGGTGCCAGCGGTGCGATATTTGGATTAGTCGGCGCACTCTTTGCATCGGGTTTTAGGAAAGATACACCTTTCTTTTTAAAGCCCATAACAGGTAGCGCACTGCTTCCAATGATAATAATAAACATCGCACTGGGATTTATCCCAGGTTCAGGTATAAACAACGCGGCACACATAGGTGGGTTGTTAACGGGCATGCTTCTTGGATATGCAATTCCTGTTTACTCATCGTACCGAGCGGAGAGATTTTGGAAAACGTTAGCGACTCTGCTTTTAATACTGGTTGTAATTAGCTTTGGAATGCTGGTTTACTCTGACTTTACACTGCTCAAATTGGCAACTCGCTGA